TCGTGTATTCAGCAAACCTGGAGTCATGTCTCCATGTGGAGAGAGCAAACatgctttgtttgtttccatAATCTGCTTGTCGATCACCTGAGGCCCAGTGAGCAGCCCGGCCTGCAGTGCAAGACAGGCAGGAAGCCAGGGCTGGGGACAAAGCGGCGCACCAAGCCGAGCCCGCCACCAGGAAGAGCCAGTTTCCCTCACAAGGTCAGGCTGCAGTCGAAACGCTTGACGTTTGGCTGTATAGACGCTGCCCGCCTCTGCATTTCCTCCGGTCGTCACGAGGTGCTAGATATTAATGTACGTGGTCCCAAGTATGACTGCTCAGACTGGAATGAGAAGAGGCCCTGACACAAATATGTCATTCTCAGCAGAGGCCTGATATACAAGCAGATCCTGCTGACCGGGAGAACTGAGGAGCTTTGAAGACCTGCTGCAGTTCCTGGAAATCAGttacaaagtgagaaaaaaaaaggtagagAAACAAGATGGGAAATATTTCTATTACTGAGAAGAGCCAGCATCTGGGGCTGGACTTTCTGGGGTAGAATTTGCCATTAAAATAAGTTccagaaaacacagatttaacttcatttgttcAATTGCCTTAAAAAAATGCTACACTCAAAACGTTGTATGgctttaaaaaacatctttttctaTTCCTGTAGGTTTAATCCATTATTTCCCTCTCTCCTAATAGCACTAAATGACAATAGACAGAGGTTGGCAAACAACTCCCCCATCACCACGCACTACTCAACCTACACAAACAAGCCTTTATATTACAACATTACAGTAATAACACTGTAAATACTACAGCGTTTATCTGTCAACTTGGAAGGATGGAGCGCTGTGGGAAGAATTAACACCTCTGAGGCAATTAAAAGGTGATAAGATGATGCACAGTCACAACCCCTACTATGTGGTGTTTCCTTTCAGATTCATCTGCAGCCCATTGTGTGCGCCCTGATGCAGAAGTACAACTTCACAGAGTAATAATAATCTCTCATCCACGCTCTGAAAATCACATGCTAGAACACTCAGGCTCAGGGAAAACCAAACTAAACATGCTGAAACCCGAGAACCTGACGCCGTGTCAACACTGCTGTGACATTTCTATTCCACATGGGTAATATATTGACATTATTGTGAGCAGCAGAGGGGTCTGGCTCTGGGTAATGCGTGCAGGGCTGCGTCATTAGGGCTCCGGACAGATCTGGTATCACTTCAAACACTCGTGTGTCTCCTCCACTGCGCACAGGATAGTCTGTAATAATGAGCAGGTGCCAGGAGCAGGCAAGACAGACACGGCACTGTAGTTTACACACATGTAAGAATCGTGGCAGCCAGCGGCGTTTGATGTTGTACCAGGGCCTGCATTAAGACGTCCAAACACTGCAATAAATAGCCCCACGAGCGGGCTAATAATAATCAGCGACGGTGGCCACTTACCCAAAATCCTGGTCCATCGACTTGAAGAAGAATTTGTAGCTATTGACGGGTCGATTGttgaggacatttttaaaatccgcTAAGGTGACTTTCTCTGGAGAGACGGACAGCTTGACCAGATAAGGAGTCTCCTCCTCGTCTATGTGATATATTATTTTAGTCTCCGCCATGAGAGTGAGGGGAGGACAATCATTGACACGGGAAAGGAACAAGGGTTGGCAGCGCAGTAGACGGGCCTGCTCTGTTACCAGCTACCCGGAGAATAACATAACAGCATTCCCTAATACAGAAACCTGCAAAGCCCGCGATGGAAAATGAAGCTCCGTGTCTGAGGCGACCGCAGCGAGGATCCAGACATAATCGCGTTGTGAGCGCCTGTATTCCTGCTCCGGTGTGAGTCGCTACGGTGGCTCTCTCGGCACTAAAACAGGAAGGGACAGTCCACATCCTTGCGATATGGAGTTGGGAATATTGCTATTTTTCACTTGCTAATTGGTTAGACGGTGCTGTCATCTAGTGGTGCGAGTGAGCTGTGCGCAGGCCTGTGAGCACCGCTTATACAACACACTGCTACTGTACcatacagtcatgaacaaagAGGACAACTGGACCAGTCAGGTGCTGCTTTATCATCTGCTATGGGATGTTTCAATATGAATATAGttttacaataataattattaaatcCAATCCAcgataacaacaataaataataataataatgagtaAAAGCATCATtattagcagtagtagtagaagtagtaatttttaaaaagatgttatcaatattttatttgtattagttTGATAATAAACTATCATtattctgttattattattattattattattattattattattattattattattattattatgggttGAATTCAACAATTACTATTATGCATCTAATTAATATGTATATAATAACTGCAATACATATACAATATTAATGCTCATAATGTTAAGATTAATTATGATGATAATctatctattattattattattattattattattattattattattattattattattattattattattattattattattattattattattattattattattatgtattaagAATaatattgttttagttttacaataataattattaaatcCTCCCatgataacaacaacaatactaataatgagtaaaaatagTAGTAGTaagagtagtagtagtatttaaataaaattattataattattattttattttgattactTTGATAATAAATTATCATTATGGGTTGAATTCAGTGATTATTATTACACATCTAATTAACACACGTATAATAATTAGAATACATATACAATATTAATATTCATAATGTTAAGATTAATGAtgattatctatctatctatctatctatctatctatctatctatctatctatctatctatctatctatctatctatctatctatctatctatctatctatctatctgtgtgtgtatcATATCACTCCAGTGCAACATTAAAGTATTGAAATCTTTGCATTATGAATATTTTAGGACATTTAAAATACTATGAAACTCACACAGTATgcatttttattagtaatatttTCTACTCATTGAGGAATCTGAGCAACACCAGTATCAACAGTACTTATGTatatttcttgttgtttttccccCCTACTGATGTCCCtacatatttgcatatttgtatCTCCTTAGCAGGTGTCACACTGCAAATTCCCCAACTGTCagattaataaataattaccttattttattattcataagTGATGTATTATCAGATATATGACAAAAGACCATATGCCAATTTCGGTAAAATATTATTTGGATAGgaatttgggtttgacatcttCTGACATATTTCTGGCTATTATGTCatcagaaatacacaataatCTGTATTAACAAAACACATGAACTAATCTTTTATCACACTCAGAACATGTTAAATCTCTGCCACACTCATCGCATGGTTAACTACCTCAAATATTCCTTTTATGTATTCAAACCATAATTCTCTGCTCATCCAGGCACCAAATACACAGATTGTGTGTGAACCCCATTTTAACACATGTAACAAATAGTCCCATCATGGTTGTTAATCTTTAATAAAAGCATCTTTTATTAGAAGAGACCAGTATTAGAGTGTGGAAGAGAGCAgcaagagacagacagaaaaaaaagtggggTTAGTTAGGACTACATCTAGCATTACTGATATCGTAGACACTCCTGTTCCTGCAGTAAACCTCATAGATCCATAGCCACACAGTTTATTACAGAAATGTACCTGTATCGTTGACAAGTAGATTCACTAATGAAAATTCAGTGTTTTACAAACCCCGTACATGCTTGATGTTCACAAGTACTGCACTGCCCATTAAAAAACAtgattcaaatattttttttcctgagtttcCACAGACTGAGCCTTTAGTCCATTAATAGTAAATGATCAATTAGGACATGTATTCCTCGAGGCCATTGTACAGTATATGTCGTTATGGGTAAAATGTTGTCTGAATACGAATTTAAGTCtgacattttgcttttctgaGAAACGTAACACAGTAATCACCCCTTTGTCACCACAGCTGTTTGTACAaagtaaatctgtttttacactaTTTATACCTTAAAACGTGTGGCACAcgcagaaatgtgttttcaaccACCCTCTGAAACCGTCTACATACAGTAAATGAATCTTTATAACATGAAGTACCTTTTACAAATTACAGTACAGCAGAATTTGTGCAAATAAGATCAAAttttaacaattaaaaagaGCTGTGAGCTTGCAGCTCTGCACTTATGCACAGTCCATGAAAACCATACCCTAATAATCAGCATGCATTTAATAAGGACGataaaaaatgctttgtgtTCAACATTAACAATCCAATGAATGCAAAGAGTAAAGCTCAAATATATGTTAACCATATTGGTATAACTGCTGGAGAAAATTAAAGTGatatataaaaatttaaaaaaaatacacgaaaaaaaatatgatgccTTTTAGTGAAAAGCTTAGTGTGCTAGAGTTACAGCAGAGGGAGAAttcctcctgtcctctcctgggtttttctcctttctctccaCGGTCTTTCACCCTTCCGGTGTTTGCCCTGGACCTGCCAGCAGCATCTCAGAAATATCACACTCACTTCCACATCTTCCCATCAAAGTCTGaatgaggaggagagggagatggACGTCATAACAACAAAGCATAATGCTTCTTATCTTAGGCTACTCTGTGGCTGTAAGGATGTTACTGTATTTGCTGAGATGCACTGCACAATGTGTACTCACCCTTATTGCAGTCTTTCGCCATATCTCTCTCTTTCAGTAGGTTATTTTTGTAGTCTGTGGAATATAGTAGATATACAGGttatgaggagaaaaaaatgcacatcatTTCTTTACATAGGCCACAAATATTTGCAGCATGTATGTGGGTGATGTGTACTGCACCTGAATTCAAAGGATCTTGGTTACAGGTCTTCAGCTCCGTGCAGTCTAATGCTATTTCACCTCCACTGGCTTCAAATCCCCTGCACAGAAATAAGAATAGTTTCACTTATCATCAGCTTCTATATTAAGAAAAAGTAGTCTAACATTTATCATATGATAATATCTTACCGGTCAGTTCTACCCAGCTCATATTCCAgccctgacaaaaaaaaacaaaaaaaaaaagatttaagacaCAATCTCAAACGCACTGTATCCGTAAAACGCATCCCATCCTCCGGTAACAACAGTACATCTGCCTTTAATAATGCTAAACAAACAATTAAGTTGTCAGACACATGTCAAGAATAAGTGGGAAGGTTATGTGGTAAATACTAACACACACAATACCTCTCTTTTTGCGTCGTCGAGTCAACACGATGACAGCGACCACAATGAACGCCAGGAGTAAGAACGTTGCCAGGAAGTAGCCCAAATGCTGCACAAAATATCCTCGATGTTCAGGGAGGAAGACATTTACGACACGTGGagtctccccctcctctttcccTGAAGGCAGAAGACGGAGAAACTCAAACATCTTCTGTAAAAAAGACTACTGAAATTTCTCACACATAACCTCAGAGAAGAATGAAATATTACAGGTAAATATCGAGTGAACTCAAAGAAACcagaaatgaaataatgatgTAATGTTTTGTAGAAGATTTATActcatattttactttttgttacAATAATAGCAATGGGAATAAACAGGGATCAAAATGAAATGTAGTTCTCCAATAGCAAAGATTTGTATTCCCCTTAGAGACTCTCTCTTTTACATTTGTTTCTAAAAGCCCGAGACAGAAGCAGGGAGAGCAGAgagttaaatgtcaaaatggtgTTCGGCGGTAATGACTTCCAGACCTGATGTCATgcagctgttatttttttttcctgcacagaaaaacacaggctGACCAGAAAAAAGGAGACGTGTGAGGGGAAGAGAGACCAGTTCTGTAATGTGGTCTGTCTGCATTTCTGTATTGGTTTTCCATTTAGGACTGTTGAAGTCTGCTCACAAACACAGAAGCCTAGTTTCTGCATGCACGGAAAAGAAATCTGTACCACCTTCAGCAAAGCTCATCGGTGAACTCTGCCGCCTGATGGGCCAGTCTAACTACGCATCTCACAGTGACCCCAACTCTTTGTGTACGCTGTCTAGACAGCTGACAATAATtatcaaaaatggacaaacacagGCCTTGTAGATGTAAAACTATAGCAAATACAACTGTGTATGTCAACGGTAAACACACAGATAGTATCACAACTAGTGCCGCAGAGTAACTGTTGCTGTTATTCGACAAGCAATTTCTCATAATCTCAAAAGCAGCCTGATCACAGATGCCTgatcacagaaaataaagactgaaatacatcatatctgtgtttatttattatatacagTTTATCATAGTTTTTCTCTGTGGTCTTTCATCAAAGCCTCTAAATTGGACACAAGTTCAACTAAAACTACTGAGGGACTAATGAGGAAAACATGAGATGTATTATCACTGACCACGCTTTCAAAACCAGCCAATCACgaaaaaaacattcactgtGACTTAATCACTGCCCTCCTCGCAGGAAGCTTGCTTCATAATTATCTGCTGTCATTGTATAATGTACCTAATATGCATGAAAATGCAAAGACATGTCCAAGGTCATTGTCTCTAGAGCACAACTGTCCAGAGGAGGGGCTCAGCCGTGTCACAGCAGTAGCCCATTACCATTTTCTTGACACATCTGACAAGTGCATATGTGTTAGAGGCTATTTCACATGTGCTGCACAAAAATTAccctacctttttttttttacccggTGGAATATGCATCATTTGCAAGTCAATTAAGTGCAGGAAAGCATCTTCATTTTCAAAGATTGAGATTTCTGTTGAGTCTCTGGCAGCTCACATAATTCTTCCTTCATGATTAGAAAGAAACAATGTTCCATTTGTCCGTGCCATAAATAATTACAGCATTAAGGTGAAAAGCTCTGGtgatttttgtatttacagaTGAATGCTGGCACCTGGGTGAGCGCAAACAATTTGGTTTTATTGAAACAGATGAGATCAGTGATGCGTAAAGAAGAGCTGAATTTCTTGAACTGAGGTTTTGTGAAAGGAAATGGGCAGGATGCCATCTATCCACAAGTACATTTCTTCCCAACATAATTTACAGGGGTATTAAACAggctgtcatttttttaaaaggaaaggAACATGTGTTGTCAAACACATACCTTCATCCCCTCCCCTTATTTTGCTCTTTCATGTCACAGCTGCAACCAGATGCTGAACAGATGTAACAGACTTCCTCTGACTGCTGGTAAACAGGCTCTACCAGAGGCTGATGCATATCGACACAGAAACCGAGTATAGGCTGGGAAAATAGGAATAAACAAAGCTGgagatgcagtgtgtgtgtgtgtgtgtgtgaacagtcTAGACAAATGGTCGGGACTTTTAGTAAATGAGGtcaaatggaggaaaaaaaaccacGATAGACCATCCACTCCCAAAATTACTACATGTTGGAGCCTACTCCTCCACTCAGCGCAGTTAAAATGACTAACAcaagaaactgtaaatgaaaaacagtTGGCGAGAAAAATAAGACCACTTCCGCTGCTGCCAATTTAAAGCTGTTTACTGTAGACAGCTTCTCAAGCAAAAGCTGCAAACTGATGAGTCCAAAGAAATCCTGCTTTTCACTTAACAGCGAGCAACTAGCAGAAAGATTTTGTTCTTTCCTtccctcttttcttctctctttctttctagCTCAACCAGCTCCTACATTCCTTGtacctcctccctcctcagctcaaacacaaaaacagagaggAGTGAGGAGAAAACTGGCAAGAACAGGAACTGATTTAACTGACCAACTATGCCtataaatataacaaaaaaccCAGGAGCAGTCTTCTCACTCTTTGCACAGTTCAGCCAAGACACCATACGGGGAAAAACCATTTACCATTACTACCCTCTTGAAAAAACAAATTTCGACTGATGTTTGTCATGAGTTACTTACTTGGTTCTGGCTCATTTGAGAGAATTCTGGGCGCTGTGGTAGGGGCTGAGGGCAGTGGAGGTCCCACAGTGAGTCTGAAGATGCGCCTCTCGTGCAGACCACAGTAGTGATGGTGCAAGTGGCAGGAGTAAAGGCCTTTATCAACAGGCTTCAAGTCAGAGATGGACAGTGAGAAGTCCCCCAATGTAAAAGCATGCTCTTCCACGCTCATCTTGTTCTGGCCGAAGAGAGCCCCATAATCCCGGCGCTCTCCGGAGGCGTAGAGGTCCACCAGTCGGTCAGCGCGATCAGGACGCACTCCGGGGGGCTGGAAGTCCCAGTGGGCCACCTGCTGCTGGTCCTCCTGGAGGCCCTCTCTCCACAGGGGGCGTCGGTTTACACAAGGCAGGGCCACCGAGCTGCCCAGCAACACCACGAACACGGTCTTCTCCCCATCCCAGTAGCGTTTCTCTTTCCGAGCTGGAAACACATTTGAGTGTCAAGTCAAGTGACCATgtttatacagcacatttaaaacaacagccagtgtgccaaagtgctttccagtaaaAAAGATTATGATCATGAATTAAtctaacaagtttaaatattgggGTAAGACTCTAGAGTGTTATTTATGGTGCCATTTTACCCAAGTAAATGACATACTAGGGATTAAAACTCCACAAAAATGATACGAATTACCACTTTACCTGACTATAATACATCTTAGGGCTGAGGCCTGACAGTGTTACTAATTATGGAGATTATCCTAACAAAGTAATAATGTAACTAAGACCCAACGGTATTATAAATTATGGAACTTAACCTaactaatgtaaatattttaactAAAACCCTACAGCATTATTTATCATGGAGATTAACCTAACAAATTTAGAGCAAAAGTTTTGACTGTACAGAAATATATatgaaaatcccccaaaatcaAGAATTCCTGGAACCCGTATGAgcaaactttgtttttattttgttttttttgtgttttcttgtgtgtgGATTGAATAAAAGGCATGTTTAATCTCTTGCATGCATCACAGCTCAGGTAATCACATCATGATCAGAGGGCCTCACCTGACTTAGTCACATTGAGCTGGATCTGAATGGACTGGTGAATCTGACAGTAGTGGTGGTGCAAATTACAAGTATAAACCCCTTTGTCAGTCTGCACCACATCTGCAAAGAAAAGCATCCAAGACACAGTAAGATGAAATTAACAAATGGACAAGAACCATGTTAATATTGTTTGTGGAAAATTAAGAGGTCTCACTGTTGATAATGAGGGAGAAGTTGCCGTCATTGAAAGCAGACTCTGGGAGGGAAATGCGTCCCTTGTTGAAGGCATTGTAGACCCTCTGACGGGCTCCAGGTGACATGTCCAAGATTCGCTCCACAGAATAGTCTGGGCTGCTGTGGACCACGTCCCAGTGCACCACCCTCTGACGGTCCTTCAGTCTGTCCCGGGTCCACACCATGCGAGGGCTGTGGCAGGGCAACACGGCCTTGGAGCCTGCAGGGAGTGTGATGTTCTTGGTCTCCACCACTAGGccaagtctgctgctgctgctctggccCAAAGCTGACAAGAAACATGTAAACACATGCACTCAGAAATTCCGTGCAGCAacgacagaaagaaaagaaccaAACATGCGCTGCTATACATTCAGATCTTATTAAGGAAGTGCAAAAAAATAGGAATGCGTTACCTCCTGGCAGGAAGAGCACAGCAAGAactaaaagagacaaaagaaggAATGATTAGTTTTATCTTCGTGGCCTCTTTacagagatttttttctgatattaaGCTGTTCACTGATTAAGTCTTGAGAAATACTTGAAGGACTTCCACCCAGAAAATTGTTTCAGTGTCTGGAGATTTTAGGTTTCACGTGTACTGACCCAACAGTTGGAGCAGATGTGGGTTCAGTGAGAGGACAGTTTAAAGAAGCAGACAGAGACAAACTGAAGAAATGGTGAAAAGTGCCACacaggaaaacaacagcagaaaatatACTAGATGTCAACAATCTACAGGAAATATATTCCTGTTGCTTGTATTTTCTCACTCTGGAGATTTTCCTACAGCACATTTGCTATTTCTGATGCACTTTTCCCACAGTGctttttcatttgtctgtttaCTGAAGGGCCAGCAGAGACGCATGCAGCCAGAGCATACAGAGCCTCTATTCATCCCGGCTGCTGCTGGCTTGTTGCA
The nucleotide sequence above comes from Amphiprion ocellaris isolate individual 3 ecotype Okinawa chromosome 8, ASM2253959v1, whole genome shotgun sequence. Encoded proteins:
- the LOC111588360 gene encoding matrix remodeling-associated protein 8-like yields the protein MRTSPLTGFMSATARKMHLEMTLLQILAVLFLPGALGQSSSSRLGLVVETKNITLPAGSKAVLPCHSPRMVWTRDRLKDRQRVVHWDVVHSSPDYSVERILDMSPGARQRVYNAFNKGRISLPESAFNDGNFSLIINNVVQTDKGVYTCNLHHHYCQIHQSIQIQLNVTKSARKEKRYWDGEKTVFVVLLGSSVALPCVNRRPLWREGLQEDQQQVAHWDFQPPGVRPDRADRLVDLYASGERRDYGALFGQNKMSVEEHAFTLGDFSLSISDLKPVDKGLYSCHLHHHYCGLHERRIFRLTVGPPLPSAPTTAPRILSNEPEPRKEEGETPRVVNVFLPEHRGYFVQHLGYFLATFLLLAFIVVAVIVLTRRRKKRGLEYELGRTDRGFEASGGEIALDCTELKTCNQDPLNSDYKNNLLKERDMAKDCNKDFDGKMWK